The Listeria cossartiae subsp. cossartiae nucleotide sequence CATAGTTCGAAGCCGTCCATGTTGGGCATCATTACATCAATGACAGCCAGGTGAACTTGCTCCGTTTCGGTAATTTGCTCGGCTTCTACGCCATCATTTGCCTCTAGAACGCGAAATCCTTCTGCGCGGAGATAGTGTCCCACGAGTTTCAATATGTGTCGATCATCATCTACTACTAAAATTTGTTTCATCTTTCTACTCACCTTACCGTCCTATTTTACTGCATCATATCAAAGTTACGTGATTCGTTCAAATCCGGAATAGACGTTTAACCGATCACCTCGAATGAAGCCCACTGTTGTGATGTTGAGTTCTTCGGCCATATTAATCGCTAGTTCGGTTGGGGCGGAACGGGATAAAATAATTCCGCAACCTAGTTTGGCTGTTTTAACGAGGATTTCCGACGAGATTCGCCCGCTAAAAATAATCGCTTTATCTTCGGTCGCTGTCCCGTCTTGCAAGGCACGGCCGTATATTTTATCGAGCGCATTATGCCGCCCGATGTCCATTCGGCTATAAATAATTTCCGCTGAACTGCAAAGCGCCGCATTATGAACGCCGCCAGTTTGATGAAAGGTTGCGGAATTTTGTTCGAATTTGTCCATTAAGTCGAAAATCGCGTTGGTTGTCAGTTTTAGACTTGAGTTTTGCTTTACGTTGACGAGTGAGGCATCTGATTGAAAATAGAAATTCTCACGCGATTTGCCGCAACATGAGGTGATGTAGCGCTTGCCGCGATACTTGGCGTTGAATTTATTGACAAAATTGGCGCTAACTTTGGCGTGGCCGGTCGCTTCGATGATATCTACGGAATCGATGTCTTCTGGGCCACGAATGATGCCTTCCGAGGTCAGAAAGCCGACGACTAAATCTTCCAGATATTCTGGCGTGCAGACGATGGTTACGAGTTCTTGGTCGTTGACGTAGATAGTTAGCGGATACTCGGTCGCCACGCTTGATTCGATTTCTTGGAAAGTGCCTGCTTCAAAACGGCGGATTTTTTGACGCGATACGATATCCATCAAAACCCTCTCCTCTCTAAACCGAAACAGCGATACCATAAAGCCTCGCTGTTTCGCCTACTTATTTTAATGTTTGCCCAACTTCTTTTAAAAAGGTCATGCCGTATCGGAGTGCGCGGTTGACATCGGGGTCTTTCAGCGCCTTCATCATCGCTAACATTCCCATGATTTCATCGTTTTTCGCGCTTTCCTCTGCTTTTTTCGCCGCATTTTTCAAATTGGCTATCATTTCCTCGGTCTGCTCTGGTTTCGTATCGGTTAACAGCTTGCTCGAAATCATCATATTATTAATCGCATTCGTCATCGGTTCTTTGCGCCACTCATTCAAAAAAGTTTTCGTAATATCCCCGCGAGCCTTTATCGCGCTATTCAAAGCCTCAAGCGCACCCGATTCTTGCAGCAATTTTACCGTTTCTAAGATTTCAATAAAACCAGAATCTTGTTCAGCAATATCCGCTTTCATTTGTTCTAAACGTTCTTGTTCCAATTCTTCCGGGGTCTTTTTTGTATTACGAATCGTTGAAATTGGTTCTGCCATCAATGATTCCTCCCTTTCCCGCCGCAGCCGCAGTTACCACCACAAGCGCAGTTCACTTTAGAAATCGGTTGATAATCTTCTCTTGACCACTTGCGCTCCACCTCCGCCCCATTTTGCGGGAACCTTTTACGATTGCGTGGATTGTGATCAGGAAGTGGGTTTTTCCCAGTTTTTTCAAGCACAGTTAGATTCACTTTGGTTTGTTTATAGGCCGGCGTTTTGGTCCGAACATCCCCAGCACTTGAAGTCAGCAAATTGACCGCAGTTTCGCTACTCACAGAATGCATCGGCACGTAGACCTCATGCCCTTCCATCCGCTCAGTCACAACTGCCCGCAACTTAATACGACCATACGGCGAACTCAGACGAACGAGCGAACCACTTTCGATATCACGTTCTTTCGCTAATTCATGCGACACTTCCACAAACACTTCCGGCAATTTATAATCCAAGCCTTTCGATTTATCCGTCAAATTCCCCTCATGGAACTGCTCCAACAACCGCCCATTATTCAGCGTTAAATTATATTCTTCCGGGAAAGTAATCGGTGCAATATACGGTAACGTCGAAAATTGCGCTTTACCATCTGGAAAATTAAATCGTTCTTCATAAAGTAACGGCATATCTTTCCCATCCTCGCTTACCGGCCACACCAGGCTGTTAAACCCTTGCATCCGGTCATAACGAACCCCTGCGAAAAATGGCGCCAAGCTAGCAATTTCGTCCATAATTTCGCTTGGATGATCGTAATTCCAGTCAGTTCTTCCGCATGCTCTTGCCACCTCTTGAATAATCCACCAGTCTGGCTTCGAATCCCCAAGTGGCTCTAATACCTCATAAAGTCGTTGCACGCGGCGCTCTGTATTCGTAAATGTCCCCTCTTTTTCAAGTGAAGGAGCTGCTGGAAAAACAACATCCGCAAACTGCGCGGTTTTTGATAAAAAGACATCTTGAACAACAAAGAAATCAAGACTGGCAAGAATTTCTTGCACATGATTCGAGTTAGAGTCCACCCAAGCCATTTCCTCACCAATTACATACATAGAATGGAGCGTTCCCGCCTCAATCGCATCGAGCATTTCATTATTTTTCAGACCTGGTTCTGGTGAAATCGACACGCCATAAGCTTCCTCAAAACGCGCGCGAACTTCATCATTTCCAAGTAGCTGAATTCCAGGCAAAACATTTGGCAACGAACCCATATCACAAGCACCTTGTACATTATTGTGCCCTCTAAGCGGATAAGCGCCCGCACCGTGTCTTCCGAAGTTCCCAGTGACAAGAAGCAAATTCGCAATCGCCGACGATGTATGCGAGCCGGCAATATTTTGCGTAACGCCCATTCCCCAACAAACCGCCGTCCCGTCCGCTTCATGAATCATCTGCGCCACTAATTTCAACGTTTCAATAGGTAGCCCCGTTTCGCTTTCTGCATAAGCAAGTGTAAATGGTTCTAAAAAGGCTAGATAATCCGCGACATTGCTAATCCGATTTTCCATAAAGACCTCATCATGCCATCCCTGATCAATCATATATTTCGCAACCGCCGTCAACCAAACAAAGTCGGTTCCTTGTTTCGGATGAATAAACAAATCCGAACGCTCCGCCATTTCATGTTTCCGCAAATCAGAAACAATCAGCTTTTGACCACGTGTTTTTTGCGCTCGCTTGATTCTGCTAGCAAGAACCGGATGCCCATCAGCCGGAGAAGCACCAACAATAATCACAAGTCCTGCTGATTCAATATCTTCTACCGTCCCCGAATCCGCACCAATCCCAACCGTCCGCGTTAGCCCATCCGAAGCCGGCGCCTGACAATAACGCGAACAATTATCAATATTATTCGTTTCAAAAACCTGCCGCGCCAATTTTTGCATCAAATAGTTTTCTTCATTGGTTGTTTTAGACGAACTAATAAATCCAAGCGAATCATTGCCGTACTTAGCCTGAATTTCCCGCAGCTTGGTCGCAACTAACTGAATCGCATCTTCCCAACTCGCCGGCACAAATTCATTACCCTCGCGGATGAGCGGCGTCGTAATCCGCTTTTCACTATTAACAAAATCCCAACCAAATTTCCCTTTCACACACGTCGCAAATTTGTTCACCGGGCCTTCCCCAGTTGGCTCGACCTTCAAGATTTTGCGATCCTTCGTCCATACCTCAAACGTACACCCAACCCCGCAGAAAGTACAAACTGTCTTCGTTTTCTTCGTCCGTGTTTCCCGCATCGCTGCTTCCATTTCCGACACAGCAAAAACCGTCTGATAATTTGGCTCCACTTTTTTCACCATATCAATCATCGGTTCTAGCATATCTTCATCTAACCCAGTCATAAAGCCAGCTTGGCCAAGCATCGATTTTTCCATCAACGCATTACAAGGGCACACCGTCGCGCAAAGCCCACATGAAACACATGACGATAAATTCGCCGGACGATCATCATCCCAAATAACCCGCGGCTGACTGCGTTCCCAATCAATCGAAAGCGTCTCATTCACCTGCACTTGCTGACACGCCTCCACACAGCGCCCACAAAGAATACATTGATCCGGATCATAACGATAAAACGGATGCGAAAAATCATTCAGATAACCTTTTTCGCGGTAAGGTCGTTCTTGTTTTTCCACACCGAGCAGTTCCGTCGTATTATGTACTTTGCAGTTGCCATTATTGTTATCACACACCGTACAATACAATAAATGATTTTCCAAAATCCGGTCCATCGCTTCTAATTGCGCATCTTTCGCCAGTTCTGAATTCGTTTTAATTTCCATCCCGTCTGTTAGATTCGTGCTGCACGCCCGCACAAGTTCCCCGTCAACCTCGCACAT carries:
- the fdhD gene encoding formate dehydrogenase accessory sulfurtransferase FdhD, which translates into the protein MDIVSRQKIRRFEAGTFQEIESSVATEYPLTIYVNDQELVTIVCTPEYLEDLVVGFLTSEGIIRGPEDIDSVDIIEATGHAKVSANFVNKFNAKYRGKRYITSCCGKSRENFYFQSDASLVNVKQNSSLKLTTNAIFDLMDKFEQNSATFHQTGGVHNAALCSSAEIIYSRMDIGRHNALDKIYGRALQDGTATEDKAIIFSGRISSEILVKTAKLGCGIILSRSAPTELAINMAEELNITTVGFIRGDRLNVYSGFERIT
- a CDS encoding DUF1641 domain-containing protein, with the translated sequence MAEPISTIRNTKKTPEELEQERLEQMKADIAEQDSGFIEILETVKLLQESGALEALNSAIKARGDITKTFLNEWRKEPMTNAINNMMISSKLLTDTKPEQTEEMIANLKNAAKKAEESAKNDEIMGMLAMMKALKDPDVNRALRYGMTFLKEVGQTLK
- the fdhF gene encoding formate dehydrogenase subunit alpha translates to MGAKVSVQINGVARDVVEGTRILDYLNAEGIQHPHICYSEQIGPIQSCDTCMCEVDGELVRACSTNLTDGMEIKTNSELAKDAQLEAMDRILENHLLYCTVCDNNNGNCKVHNTTELLGVEKQERPYREKGYLNDFSHPFYRYDPDQCILCGRCVEACQQVQVNETLSIDWERSQPRVIWDDDRPANLSSCVSCGLCATVCPCNALMEKSMLGQAGFMTGLDEDMLEPMIDMVKKVEPNYQTVFAVSEMEAAMRETRTKKTKTVCTFCGVGCTFEVWTKDRKILKVEPTGEGPVNKFATCVKGKFGWDFVNSEKRITTPLIREGNEFVPASWEDAIQLVATKLREIQAKYGNDSLGFISSSKTTNEENYLMQKLARQVFETNNIDNCSRYCQAPASDGLTRTVGIGADSGTVEDIESAGLVIIVGASPADGHPVLASRIKRAQKTRGQKLIVSDLRKHEMAERSDLFIHPKQGTDFVWLTAVAKYMIDQGWHDEVFMENRISNVADYLAFLEPFTLAYAESETGLPIETLKLVAQMIHEADGTAVCWGMGVTQNIAGSHTSSAIANLLLVTGNFGRHGAGAYPLRGHNNVQGACDMGSLPNVLPGIQLLGNDEVRARFEEAYGVSISPEPGLKNNEMLDAIEAGTLHSMYVIGEEMAWVDSNSNHVQEILASLDFFVVQDVFLSKTAQFADVVFPAAPSLEKEGTFTNTERRVQRLYEVLEPLGDSKPDWWIIQEVARACGRTDWNYDHPSEIMDEIASLAPFFAGVRYDRMQGFNSLVWPVSEDGKDMPLLYEERFNFPDGKAQFSTLPYIAPITFPEEYNLTLNNGRLLEQFHEGNLTDKSKGLDYKLPEVFVEVSHELAKERDIESGSLVRLSSPYGRIKLRAVVTERMEGHEVYVPMHSVSSETAVNLLTSSAGDVRTKTPAYKQTKVNLTVLEKTGKNPLPDHNPRNRKRFPQNGAEVERKWSREDYQPISKVNCACGGNCGCGGKGRNH